The genome window GAATAATCTCACCAATGGCATATTTGAAGTACTTAGCAGTTTTATTCTGTTCCATGAGGTGGTATCTCATTTTTCTAAAGATTTTTATCATATCAATAATTTATAAACAAAAGGGTTCTATTTTTTGAATTAAAGTTTGTGCTCTTTCCTTTATGTTTTCAATTAACTGTTTCTCGCGATCACAAGTTATGATGGCTAAATTCATTTGGTTTTTAAATTCAATGAAAATGGGATGATTAGAATCTTTCTGCCACTCTACACTTTTTAATAGTGACTGTAACTCTTTGCTATAGACATTTTTATAGAAAGGTACTTCTTGAATTCCAAAGTCTGTGTTATTGCTATATTCTGACACTCTTGTTAAGACGTTAACGTTCGCTTCAATAATTTGTAAAGAGTTGTCTAATTCAGAATAGTAATTCAAAATCGAGTTTTTCAACTCTTGATTTTTGAGATCTTCTAATTTTCCAGAGGATGTAATATCAATTATGGCAGCTTTGGAAGGAATAAAGCGATATGATCTTACCGCAGCTAAATAATCTTCAAGCAATACCGATTTATCTTCTTGGATTTTTAAAAGATTAATTAAAAATCGATCTATCACTACTATTCTTTTTTCAAGCGATACTTTAGATTTTTCAAGATTTAAAAGATCATTAGAAAGGTCTTCATTTATCTTACAGTAATAAGTACGTTCTTGTTGTTTCAGTTTTCTGTTTTCATTCCAGTTGTTGATGGAGAGTGCAATCAATATCCCAATAACCACAAGTACTATTTCCCCAATGGCATAGAGCATATACTTAGGAAATCGCTTTCGCGAAAGCGAACTCAAACGTAATTTTCTGAAAAAATTAATCATTCAATTAGATACTTAAAAGGTTACTCATAAATCAGCCATATTTAATCTGTTATGGTTGAACTTAGGAGGTATTCATAATTACTCTACCAAAATAAAAGAAGGAGGAGGCGGCGAATCTATAGACCATGTCCCTTGCCAGTTTTTATAAAGCCACACCTCGTTTTCCTTGACAAATATGGCAGTGTACAAAACTTCACCAACATACGTTCCTTCTGAAAACGCTTGTAGTCTTCCATTAATAATTCCAACATTGCCATAGACTTTTATGATTTGGTCAAAGAATTTGAAATCCAATATTTCAAGCATTTCAAGACGCTTTTTATCTGCCAATAATTGTGCTGTGTTTTGAACAATGCCATCGGCATTTATGGTATAAAAATCATCGGAAACGCCTGTTTTGAAAAATTCGTCAGCG of Nonlabens sp. Ci31 contains these proteins:
- a CDS encoding DUF6090 family protein encodes the protein MINFFRKLRLSSLSRKRFPKYMLYAIGEIVLVVIGILIALSINNWNENRKLKQQERTYYCKINEDLSNDLLNLEKSKVSLEKRIVVIDRFLINLLKIQEDKSVLLEDYLAAVRSYRFIPSKAAIIDITSSGKLEDLKNQELKNSILNYYSELDNSLQIIEANVNVLTRVSEYSNNTDFGIQEVPFYKNVYSKELQSLLKSVEWQKDSNHPIFIEFKNQMNLAIITCDREKQLIENIKERAQTLIQKIEPFCL
- a CDS encoding nuclear transport factor 2 family protein, whose protein sequence is MKQISKSLLTITIAGFLTIGCNNQTTADKNSDDKDVTEYSQTNDSETSKKELEVAFKNLWPNVTLTNADEFFKTGVSDDFYTINADGIVQNTAQLLADKKRLEMLEILDFKFFDQIIKVYGNVGIINGRLQAFSEGTYVGEVLYTAIFVKENEVWLYKNWQGTWSIDSPPPPSFILVE